From a single Saccharomonospora amisosensis genomic region:
- a CDS encoding helix-turn-helix domain-containing protein: MAAHEASAGEHATGPTARRMILGAQLRRLREQAAVSRSDAGYHIRASESKISRLELGRVGFKERDVADLLTLYGVGDPAERESFLRMVKESNQPGWWQKFNDYMPKWFDDYVGLEEAASRIQTYELQFVPGLLQTEDYARAVVTHGLPETASDAAEGRVALRMRRQKVLFRPNAPKLWAVIDESVLHRPIGGRKAHRAQLDRLLELTSLPHISVQVVPYERSGYAAEGAFTLLRFAEPELPNIGYIEHIAGGLYLDRPDEIELIGRSLDRLAVDAETPDRSRQLLTKARAES; encoded by the coding sequence ATGGCAGCGCATGAGGCGTCCGCCGGCGAGCACGCCACGGGCCCCACTGCCCGGCGGATGATCCTTGGCGCTCAGCTGCGCCGCCTCCGCGAGCAGGCCGCTGTCAGCAGGTCTGACGCTGGCTACCACATCCGCGCTTCGGAGTCCAAGATCAGTCGGCTCGAACTCGGTCGCGTCGGCTTCAAGGAGCGCGACGTCGCCGACCTGTTGACCCTCTACGGCGTCGGGGACCCCGCCGAGCGCGAGAGCTTCCTTCGCATGGTGAAGGAGTCCAATCAGCCGGGCTGGTGGCAGAAGTTCAACGACTACATGCCCAAGTGGTTCGACGACTATGTGGGTCTGGAAGAGGCGGCCTCGCGAATCCAGACCTACGAGCTGCAGTTCGTGCCGGGGCTGTTGCAGACCGAGGACTACGCCAGGGCAGTCGTAACCCATGGGCTGCCGGAGACGGCGAGTGACGCGGCCGAGGGCAGGGTGGCGTTGCGCATGCGGCGGCAGAAGGTGCTGTTCCGCCCGAACGCCCCCAAGCTGTGGGCGGTCATCGACGAGTCGGTGCTGCACAGGCCCATCGGCGGCAGGAAGGCGCACAGAGCGCAGCTGGACCGGTTGCTCGAGTTGACCTCGCTGCCGCACATCTCCGTGCAGGTCGTCCCCTACGAGCGCAGCGGCTACGCCGCCGAGGGGGCGTTCACGTTGCTGCGGTTCGCCGAGCCGGAGCTGCCGAACATCGGCTACATCGAGCACATCGCGGGCGGGCTGTACCTGGACCGTCCCGACGAGATCGAACTCATCGGCCGCTCGCTGGATCGGCTCGCCGTCGACGCCGAGACGCCCGACAGGTCTCGGCAGTTGCTGACGAAGGCTCGCGCCGAAAGCTGA